In Gouania willdenowi chromosome 17, fGouWil2.1, whole genome shotgun sequence, one DNA window encodes the following:
- the LOC114478758 gene encoding zinc finger protein 79-like encodes MEQFKAPSPLSLTGNPADNWYSWEQSFRRYIAASGEKDEQVKIDILLHTIGEDALEVYNTLTVRGEGDELTMEDVFQAFKEHCCAQKNVVFERYQYWSHQITAGTSVNRLITELRQRSKDCEFGISENDMLRDKLVLSITDSHLKKRLIQERGLTLHRAIEICRATEQEMTEHGDQEVPVDGELKMVLPDQSLHHNTSRQLTSQSVPSTDRTEKLVLAAFTPKVQLHRLELHQPSVTDCVFSERKNVEQLLPERLHIKEEPEMLSEGLEENQLFVQQETNTAACPVKCEDEEEKPQASQLHWRQLSEINKKEEPSTCTSDEIMTRQSVGINSKEPEAAQNPDPSSLVLQGPDGTETDSSQTEDSSEDDEDDDEGCWQKPLSESETDFDSTRKNRKMSDSSKNAEMGRKTSKTRISSFQQICSNEKVQVKMTSECVGGKKASLSAASKLRIHTGRKPFKCDVCGKCFNRKVNLKEHMQNHTGEKPFKCDVCGKGFGRRAHLKPHMTIHTGEKPFKCDICGKGFNFAGNLIRHMRIHTGEKPFKCDVCKKAFPRKVNLKEHMEIHTGEKPFKCDVCGKNFRRTANLKQHVKIHTGEKPFKCDVCGKGLSRTAHLKHHMRIHTGEKPFNCDVCRKAFNRKVNLKDHMTIHTGEKSFKCDVCGKGFSRRADLKKHMRIHTAEKLFKCDVCSKCFTRNARLQSHVRKHKEEKPFKGDV; translated from the exons ATGGAGCAGTTCAAAGCACCGTCACCACTGTCTCTCACCGGTAACCCTGCTGATAACTG GTACAGCTGGGAACAAAGCTTTCGGCGGTATATTGCGGCCTCAGGGGAGAAAGATGAAcaagtaaagattgacattttACTCCACACCATCGGCGAGGATGCACTGGAAGTGTACAACACACTGACGGTTAGAGGTGAGGGAGATGAACTGACAATGGAGGATGtttttcaagcctttaaagaaCACTGCTGTGCTCAGAAAAATGTTGTCTTTGaacgatatcaatattggtccCATCAGATAACAGCAGGGACATCAGTAAACAGACTCATCACAGAGCTGCGACAGAGAAGCAAAGACTGTGAGTTTGGAATAAGTGAGAATGACATGCTCAGAGATAAGCTTGTGTTAAGCATCACAGACTCTCATCTAAAAAAGAGACTGATACAGGAAAGAGGTCTAACGTTACACAGAGCAATAGAAATATGCAGAGCAACAGAGCAAGAAATGACTGAACATGGGGATCAAGAAGTTCCAGTGGATGGTGAACTGAAAATGGTCCTTCCTGACCAGAGTCTCCACCATAACACCAGTAGACAATTAACTTCCCAATCTGTTCCCAGTACAGATCGAACAGAAAAACTTGTGCTGGCTGCCTTCACGCCCAAAGTTCAGCTGCACAGATTAGAGCTCCATCAGCCGTCAGTcactgattgtgttttcagtgagaggaagaatgtggagcagctgctcccagagcgtctccacattaaggaggaaccagagatgCTCAGTGAAGGTCTGGAGGAAAACCAGCTTTTtgtgcagcaggagacaaacactgcagcttgtcctgttaaatgtgaagatgaagaggagaagcctcaggcctcccagctacactggagacaactaTCAGAAATCAACAAGaaggaggaaccttcaaccTGCACTTCAGATGAAATAATGACAAGACAAAGTGTGGGAATTAACAGCAAAGAACCAGAAGCAGCCCAGAACCCAGATCCCAGCAGTTTAGTACtacaaggtcctgatggaacaGAAACAGACTCGTCTCAGACTGAAGATAGTAgcgaggatgatgaagatgatgatgaaggttgttggcagaaacctctgtcagagtctgaaactgactttgactccaccaggaaaaatagaaagatgtctgaCTCAAGTAAAAATGCCGAAATGGGACGTAAAACTTCCAAAACACGGATTagttcatttcaacaaatttgtTCAAATGAGAAGGTTCAGGTAAAAATGACATCTGAATGTGTGGGTGGTAAGAAAGCATCACTCAGTGCAGCTTCAAAACTGAGAATCCACACTGGAaggaaaccattcaaatgtgatgtttgtgggaAATGTTTTAACCGAAAGGTCAACCTTAAGGAACACATGCAAaaccacacaggagagaaaccatttaaatgtgatgtttgtggaaaAGGTTTTGGCCGTAGGGCCCACCTTAAGCCACACATgacaatccacacaggagagaaaccattcaaatgtgatattTGTGGAAAAGGTTTTAACTTTGCGGGCAACCTTATacgacacatgagaatccacacaggagagaaaccatttaagtgTGATGTTTGTAAAAAAGCTTTTCCCCGAAAGGTCAACCTTAAGGAACACATGgaaatccacacaggagagaaaccgtttaaatgtgatgtttgtggaaaAAATTTTCGCCGTACGGCCAACCTTAAGCAACACGTgaaaatccacacaggagagaaaccattcaaatgtgatgtttgtggaaaAGGTCTTAGCCGTACGGCCCACCTTAAGCACCACATGAGAATCcatacaggagagaaaccatttaattgTGATGTTTGTAGAAAAGCATTTAACCGAAAGGTAAACCTTAAGGATCACATgacaatccacacaggagagaaatcgttcaaatgtgatgtttgtggaaaAGGTTTTAGCCGTAGGGCTGACCTTAAGAAACACATGCGAATCCACACAGCAgagaaattgtttaaatgtgatgtttgtagtaaatgttttacccgtAATGCTCGCCTGCAGTCACATGTGAGAAagcacaaagaagaaaaaccatTCAAAGGTGATGTTTGA
- the LOC114479528 gene encoding gastrula zinc finger protein XlCGF8.2DB-like: MEQFKAPSPLSLTGNPADNWYSWEQSFRRYIAASGEKDEQVKIDILLHTIGEDALEVYNTLTVREASLSAASKLRIHTGRKPFKCDVCGKCFNRKVNLKEHMQNHTGEKPFKCDVCGKGFGRRAHLKPHMTIHTGKKPFKCDICGKGFNFAGNLIRHMRIHTGEKPFKCDVCKKAFPRKVNLKEHMEIHTGEKPFKCDVCGKNFRRTANLKQHVKIHTGEKPFKCDVCGKGLSRTAHLKHHMRIHTGEKPFNCDVCRKAFNRKVNLKDHMTIHTGEKSFKCDVCGKGFSRRADLKKHMRIHTAEKLFKCDVCSKCFTRNARLQSHVRKHKEEKPFKGDV; encoded by the exons ATGGAGCAGTTCAAAGCACCGTCACCACTGTCTCTCACCGGTAACCCTGCTGATAACTGGTACAGCTGGGAACAAAGCTTTCGGCGGTATATAGCGGCCTCAGGGGAGAAAGATGAAcaagtaaagattgacattttACTCCACACCATCGGCGAGGATGCACTGGAAGTGTACAACACACTGACGGTTAGAG AAGCATCACTCAGTGCAGCTTCAAAACTGAGAATCCACACTGGAaggaaaccattcaaatgtgatgtttgtgggaAATGTTTTAACCGAAAGGTCAACCTTAAGGAACACATGCAAaaccacacaggagagaaaccatttaaatgtgatgtttgtggaaaAGGTTTTGGCCGTAGGGCCCACCTTAAGCCACACATGACAATCCACACAGGaaagaaaccattcaaatgtgatattTGTGGAAAAGGTTTTAACTTTGCGGGCAACCTTATacgacacatgagaatccacacaggagagaaaccatttaagtgTGATGTTTGTAAAAAAGCTTTTCCCCGAAAGGTCAACCTTAAGGAACACATGgaaatccacacaggagagaaaccgtttaaatgtgatgtttgtggaaaGAATTTTCGCCGTACGGCCAACCTTAAGCAACACGTgaaaatccacacaggagagaaaccattcaaatgtgatgtttgtggaaaAGGTCTTAGCCGTACGGCCCACCTTAAGCACCACATGAGAATCcatacaggagagaaaccatttaattgTGATGTTTGTAGAAAAGCATTTAACCGAAAGGTAAACCTTAAGGATCACATgacaatccacacaggagagaaatcgttcaaatgtgatgtttgtggaaaAGGTTTTAGCCGTAGGGCTGACCTTAAGAAACACATGCGAATCCACACAGCAgagaaattgtttaaatgtgatgtttgtagtaaatgttttacccgtAATGCTCGCCTGCAGTCACATGTGAGAAagcacaaagaagaaaaaccatTCAAAGGTGATGTTTGA
- the LOC114478759 gene encoding uncharacterized protein LOC114478759: protein MEQFKAPSPLSLTGNPADNWYSWEQSFRRYIAASGEKDEQVKIDILLHTIGEDALEVYNTLTVRGEGDELTMEDVFQAFKEHCCAQKNVVFERYQYWSHQITAGTSVNRLITELRQRSKDCEFGISENDMLRDKLVLSITDSHLKKRLIQERGLTLHRAIEICRATEQEMTEHGDQEVPVDGELKMVLPDQSLHHNTSRQLTSQSVPSTDQTEKLVLAAFTPKVQLHRLELHQPSVTDCVFSERKNVEQLLPERLHIKEEPEMLSEGLEENQLFVQQETNTAACPVKCEDEEEKPQASQLHWRQLSEINKKEEPSTCTSDEIMTRQSVGINSKEPEAAQNPDPSSLVLQGPDGTETDSSQTEDSSEDDEDDDEGCWQKPLSESETFISTNLFK, encoded by the exons ATGGAGCAGTTCAAAGCACCGTCACCACTGTCTCTCACCGGTAACCCTGCTGATAACTGGTACAGCTGGGAACAAAGCTTTCGGCGGTATATTGCGGCCTCAGGGGAGAAAGATGAAcaagtaaagattgacattttACTCCACACCATCGGCGAGGATGCACTGGAAGTGTACAACACACTGACGGTTAGAGGTGAGGGAGATGAACTGACAATGGAGGATGtttttcaagcctttaaagaaCACTGCTGTGCTCAGAAAAATGTTGTCTTTGaacgatatcaatattggtccCATCAGATAACAGCAGGGACATCAGTAAACAGACTCATCACAGAGCTGCGACAGAGAAGCAAAGACTGTGAGTTTGGAATAAGTGAGAATGACATGCTCAGAGATAAGCTTGTGTTAAGCATCACAGACTCTCATCTAAAAAAGAGACTGATACAGGAAAGAGGTCTAACGTTACACAGAGCAATAGAAATATGCAGAGCAACAGAGCAAGAAATGACTGAACATGGGGATCAAGAAGTTCCAGTGGATGGTGAACTGAAAATGGTCCTTCCTGACCAAAGTCTCCACCATAACACCAGTAGACAATTAACTTCCCAATCTGTTCCCAGTACAGATCAAACAGAAAAACTTGTGCTGGCTGCCTTCACGCCCAAAGTTCAGCTGCACAGATTAGAGCTCCATCAGCCGTCAGTcactgattgtgttttcagtgagaggaagaatgtggagcagctgctcccagagcgtctccacattaaggaggaaccagagatgCTCAGTGAAGGTCTGGAGGAAAACCAGCTTTTtgtgcagcaggagacaaacactgcagcttgtcctgttaaatgtgaagatgaagaggagaagcctcaggcctcccagctacactggagacaactaTCAGAAATCAACAAGaaggaggaaccttcaaccTGCACTTCAGATGAAATAATGACAAGACAAAGTGTGGGAATTAACAGCAAAGAACCAGAAGCAGCCCAGAACCCAGATCCCAGCAGTTTAGTACtacaaggtcctgatggaacaGAAACAGACTCGTCTCAGACTGAAGATAGTAgcgaggatgatgaagatgatgatgaaggttgttggcagaaacctctgtcagagtctgaaact ttcatttcaacaaatttgtTCAAATGA